A single Melopsittacus undulatus isolate bMelUnd1 chromosome 11, bMelUnd1.mat.Z, whole genome shotgun sequence DNA region contains:
- the ZNF750 gene encoding zinc finger protein 750, which produces MSLLKERKPKKPHYIPRPPGKPFKYKCFQCPFTCNEKSHLFNHMKYGLCKNSITLVSEQDRVIKCPKTSSLEPKQINQLESTVKPTSSKAVTNGLANLDSKSQYPFPKEDAKENVELQNQATNTAIQGQKPAIQKELTPASTTAESAISMQPLLDSIGRPSAFVPVGEHRDSKGPETSEVSEIISLSNKNSPFHTKSAFHAPSHPWKAGSPFLPEFPHKVAPTKGFGSISPYMQPMIPEYSPHFYEHRLAIYTPYLLPGNSECESSALSVYGTQDQRHFLPHPGPLPKPINPSAYEHYRLFQQYHSTPPIPYGFCRPTDPAFYRFSHVAGINRDQNSHLMEETTLLYPASLSPSQQYPLNSHKKQADYEKEMTLLHAKSNSKDDQNERENAKMSPLAGSAATGSPGRPSPTNFTQTSHVCEGLFDLSNKSSSTSLGKYDQPEENLTAFRPVRKSTDQPTLLQSVQTQQERGDSPTSINVTDEDSHAQNECQNNEGSLSNTDEDTGIAPLNLSKKPDASTGPTHEHTYKTTSKTESQSFLELQDMPLNLSVKDSCNTVSLKTSFHSPSHDNGAATSPSNEKETSRAEACSPKNPTSSACDKSFAAHRNEAQDLRIIDSCDEQKQTAAVALCQLAAYSPGKVRLDNEGQSPQDSNASCTEAPPNSSDTQDTQCNQKVKGQKRTNQKESAKSQQGTKRVRPNDCSRVFTLRKRTRVS; this is translated from the exons ATGAGTCTTCTCAAAGAACGCAAACCAAAGAAGCCTCACTACATCCCAAGACCACCAGGAAAGCCATTTAAGTACAAGTGCTTCCAGTGTCCCTTCACTTGCAATGAGAAATCCCATCTTTTTAACCATATGAAGTATGGCCTCTGCAAAAACTCAATTACTTTAGTATCAGAGCAGGATCGTGTTATCAAGTGTCCGAAGACCAGTTCCTTGGAACCCAAACAGATCAATCAGCTTGAATCTACAGTCAAACCAACTTCTTCTAAAGCTGTCACAAATGGACTGGCAAACCTTGATTCAAAGTCTCAATATCCTTTTCCAAAAGAAGATGCCAAGGAAAATGTTGAATTACAAAACCAGGCAACAAACACGGCAATACAAGGACAAAAACCTGCAATTCAGAAGGAATTAACCCCTGCCAGTACTACAGCAGAAAGCGCTATCAGCATGCAGCCCCTTTTGGACAGCATTGGCAGGCCCTCAGCTTTCGTTCCTGTAGGAGAACACAGAGATAGTAAAGGCCCAGAAACCAGTGAAGTATCTGAAATCATATCACTCTCTAACAAAAATTCACCTTTTCACACTAAGTCTGCATTTCATGCACCAAGTCACCCATGGAAAGCAGgttctccttttcttccagaGTTTCCACATAAAGTTGCTCCTACAAAAGGCTTTGGTTCTATTTCACCTTATATGCAACCAATGATTCCTGAGTACTCACCCCATTTTTATGAGCATAGGCTGGCTATCTACACACCATACTTGCTTCCAGGTAATTCAGAGTGTGAAAGCTCTGCTCTGTCTGTCTATGGCACACAAGATCAAAGACACTTTCTTCCACACCCAGGACCACTTCCAAAACCCATAAACCCATCAGCATATGAACACTATCGATTGTTCCAACAATATCATTCCACTCCTCCGATACCATACGGATTTTGTAGGCCAACAGATCCTGCATTTTACAGATTTTCACATGTAGCTGGTATTAACAGAGATCAAAATTCTCATCTAATGGAAGAAACTACCTTACTATATCCAGCTTCTTTAAGCCCATCCCAACAATACCCTCTAAATTCACACAAAAAACAAGCAgattatgaaaaagaaatgacaTTATTGCATGCCAAAAGTAATTCCAAAGATGACCAGAACGAAAGAGAGAATGCCAAAATGAGCCCTCTTGCAGGAAGTGCGGCCACAGGCTCCCCTGGCAGACCTAGCCCAACCAACTTCACTCAGACAAGCCATGTATGTGAAGGCTTGTTTGATCTCTCTAACAAGTCATCTTCCACATCACTTGGCAAGTATGACCAACCAGAAGAAAACCTCACAGCTTTCCGACCTGTGAGGAAAAGCACTGATCAACCAACTCTACTTCAAAGTGTGCAGACGCAGCAAGAGAGAGGAGATTCACCTACCAG CATTAACGTCACTGATGAAGATTCACATGCACAGAACGAATGCCAGAACAACGAAGGCTCACTGTCCAACACAGATGAAGACACAGGGATAGCTCCCCTTAATCTTTCCAAAAAGCCTGATGCAAGCACAGGACCTACTCATGAGCATACATACAAAACCACATCCAAAACAGAAAGTCAAAGCTTTCTGGAATTGCAAGACATGCCTCTGAACCTCTCAGTAAAAGATTCCTGTAACACAGTAAGCCTGAAAACGTCATTCCACAGTCCATCTCATGATAATGGTGCTGCTACTTCTCCGAGCAATGAAAAGGAAACCTCCAGAGCAGAAGCATGTAGCCCCAAGAACCCTACTAGCAGTGCCTGTGACAAATCTTTCGCAGCTCACCGTAATGAAGCTCAAGACTTAAGAATAATTGACAGCTGTgatgaacagaaacaaacagcagctgtagCTCTCTGTCAGCTAGCTGCATACAGCCCAGGCAAAGTTAGACTGGACAATGAAGGGCAAAGTCCTCAGGACAGTAATGCTTCTTGTACAGAAGCTCCTCCTAATTCTTCTGATACTCAGGATACTCAGTGCAATCAAAAagtaaaaggacaaaaaaggaCAAATCAAAAAGAATCAGCAAAATCACAGCAAGGCACTAAAAGAGTAAGGCCAAATGACTGTAGCAGAGTCTTCACTTTAAGGAAGAGAACAAGAGTATCTTAA